CAGCACCGGCTCGCCCGGCCCGGCCATGTCCAGCGCCGAGGTCACCGCGCCCTTCAGGTCGCCCGCCGGATGGTGCCGCACGTCCGGGCGGGCCTCCCGCAGCCCCTCGGCGATCAGCCTCGTCATCTCGCCCGAGCGGCGCCCGCGCAGGTCCTCGTCCTCGTAGACGACGACGCGCCCGAACGTCCGGGCCAGCGCCCGCGCGGTCTCGCGGACCAGATCGTCGGACCGGTCGCCGGGCAGGGTGACCGCCGCGACGCCCCCGGCGCCCCAGTACCGCTCCACGAGCGCGCCCATCGCCGCGACCGCCGCGGGATTGTGCGCGTAGTCGACGACGACGGGGTTGCCGCCCACCCGGTACACGCAGCCCCGGCCCGGGTTGTGGGCGTGCGGCTCGAACGTGCGCAGCGCGCGGGCCGCCACGGCCACCGGGACGTGGAGCGCGCGGGCCGCGGCGACCGCGGCCAGCGCGTTGGCCACGACGTGGACGGCGGCGCCGCCGAACGATCCGGCGACCTCGCCCGCGGGCAGGATCCGCGTCCTGCGGTCGCCGTGCGCCTCGGTCAGCCAGCCGTCCACCACGCAGTAGCCCACGCCGCCCTCCCGCAGATGCTCCACGAGGACGGGCTCGCCGGGCGACGTCGAGAAGTAGCGCAGCACCGGGTCGCGGTCCCGGACCGCGGGCCGCCGGGCCAGCCCCGCCGCCACCGGGTCCGCGGCGTTGAGGACGACGTGCCCGCCGCGCCGGATCTCCTCGGCGACCAGGGCCTTGATGTCGGCCAGGTCCTCCAGGTCCTCGGTGTCGTCGACGCCGAGGTGGTCGCGGGTGATGTTGGTGACGACGGCGACGTCGGCGCGCTCGTAGCCGAGGCCGCGCCGCACGATCCCGCCGCGCGCGGTCTCCAGCACGGCGGCCTCCACCGTGCGGTCGCCCAGCACCATCTCCGCCGACCGCGGGCCCGAGGCGTCCGACAGGTGGACGAGCCGCCCCCCGACGTGGACGCCCTCGGTGGTGGTCATCCCGGTCCGGAGGCCGTCCAGCTCCAGCATGCGCGCGATCATCCGGACGGTGGTGGTCTTGCCGTTGGTGCCGGTCACCGACACGACCGGCACCCGCGAGGGCGTGCCCGGCGGGTACATCAGGTCGACGATGTCGCCGGCGACGTCGCGCGGCGTCCCCTCGTGCGGCGCCAGGTGCATGCGCAGCCCCGGGGCGGCGTTGACCTCCAGGATCGCGGCGGCGCCGCGCTCGGCGGGCGGCGGGGCGTCGACGGCGGGGAGCCGCAGGTCGATCCCGCACACGTCCATCCCCACGGCCGCGGCGGCCCGCACGCACAGGTCGGCGACGTCCGGGTGCACGTCGCCGGTCACGTCGCGGCCGGTGCCGCCGGTGGACAGGTTCGCGTTGCGGCGCAGCCACACCCGCTCCCCGGCGGCGGGCACCGACCCGGGGCCGTGCCCCTGCCGGGCCAGCATCGCCAGCTCCGCGGGGCCGAGCGCCAGCCGGGTCAGCGGCCGGTCGTGGCCCTCGCCGCGCGCCGGGTCGGCGTTGACCCGCTCCACCAGCGCGGCGACGGTGGCGGAGCCGTCCCCGGTCACGGACGCGGCGGTCAGCTCCGCCGCCGCCGAGACCCGGCCGCCCACCACCAGGACCCGGTAGTCCTTGCCGGGGACGTAGGCCTCGACGAGCGCCTCGCGCTCCT
The sequence above is drawn from the Actinomadura hallensis genome and encodes:
- the cphA gene encoding cyanophycin synthetase, with product MRLDHVRRLGGPNVYLSRPVAIARLDLQGLAGHETTDHPGFAGRLAAALPGLATHHCAAGRPGGLLDAMARGTYFGHVTEHVTLELSGLIGREVFFGRTVRAGGPADYDLILECPRDEPEDCAVVERLVALAMRTVEDALAGRVPDPSAELAAVAAEHEAGRLGVSTAALARAARRRGVPVRRVGGLNLLRLGYGRYRRTVWAAMTDATSAIGMEVAGDKRLAHRILADAGLPVPEGRVAASPAEALRALRDLGAPVVVKPLAGHQGEGVHIELTSPAEVVEAFASAAGEEREALVEAYVPGKDYRVLVVGGRVSAAAELTAASVTGDGSATVAALVERVNADPARGEGHDRPLTRLALGPAELAMLARQGHGPGSVPAAGERVWLRRNANLSTGGTGRDVTGDVHPDVADLCVRAAAAVGMDVCGIDLRLPAVDAPPPAERGAAAILEVNAAPGLRMHLAPHEGTPRDVAGDIVDLMYPPGTPSRVPVVSVTGTNGKTTTVRMIARMLELDGLRTGMTTTEGVHVGGRLVHLSDASGPRSAEMVLGDRTVEAAVLETARGGIVRRGLGYERADVAVVTNITRDHLGVDDTEDLEDLADIKALVAEEIRRGGHVVLNAADPVAAGLARRPAVRDRDPVLRYFSTSPGEPVLVEHLREGGVGYCVVDGWLTEAHGDRRTRILPAGEVAGSFGGAAVHVVANALAAVAAARALHVPVAVAARALRTFEPHAHNPGRGCVYRVGGNPVVVDYAHNPAAVAAMGALVERYWGAGGVAAVTLPGDRSDDLVRETARALARTFGRVVVYEDEDLRGRRSGEMTRLIAEGLREARPDVRHHPAGDLKGAVTSALDMAGPGEPVLLLYEKLQPVAELLETLGARPGDPPPGGPPPSGPGDTARASRAQAPDGQVMGSPT